DNA from Fibrobacter sp. UWH6:
CATCTGCTATTTAATCCCTCCGCGGTGCGATTGCGCCTGCGGGGGATTTTTTAATGCTGTAAATAAAACTTCCCTCAAAAAAGTGGATCTTTTCTCTCCGTGAATTCTGGCAAAAGTCTCCTGTAAAATGCATAATAAGCAGCCGACAATTGACAAAGCCCTGTAAAGCACGCTCGACAGAGCAACTTCAATTGACAAAGCCCTGTAAACCGCGCCCCTCCGGTGTCCACGACTTGTTCGGGGATCTCCTTTGTTCGTGCTAAAAAATTTTAGAGGCATCATCAACATGTGTGGTAGCATTTAGGCTGCCTTGCTAGATGATCCTCTCGATTCCGATTCCCATTCGTAGGCTATCTTTACATCTACATAGGAACAGCTCAACATTATCAGCGACAGCATGTTGTTCATGTTCCTGAAGCCATAGGCAGTCCGTATCAGTAGCTTTATCTTGTTGTTCGTCGCCTCGATCCTTGCGTTTGACACGCCCAGCCTGATTGTGTTGAG
Protein-coding regions in this window:
- a CDS encoding transposase, with amino-acid sequence LNTIRLGVSNARIEATNNKIKLLIRTAYGFRNMNNMLSLIMLSCSYVDVKIAYEWESESRGSSSKAA